In Rhipicephalus sanguineus isolate Rsan-2018 chromosome 1, BIME_Rsan_1.4, whole genome shotgun sequence, the DNA window TATAAgtcagtgggacaatgttttcccactttcGGAAACACTCATGATTCAGCTTGACCTatgtgtcccacttttttttcaggaaagcgctggcttgattttgatgaaatgtgttttatactatttctatGCGAGTTATATGTACATACCACAGCCAGTTTTTATATCATTCGGTGAAGAATACAGACGATGCTGTATGTATGAAACGAAATCTACGCTCCTAGCACGGGACATGACACCCTACCTAGCACCATCTTGGCGGCGCCTACAGTGTCGCATGACTCCTACTGTAATAATCCCGCGCTCTCCGCTACAGCTACACATATAACGGCTCAGTGGACGCAGCAAGAAATATTCAGATATCTCCGTCATTCTATCATGTACGAACAGTTCACATCAAGTCGCACGACGAGCGTCATTTGTACGTACCTGTCGACGTACTTCAGTCCGAGAAATTCAGCCAATTCCAGCACAGTCGTTGCCGTGTCACGCATCATGCTTTCGTAGGTCGTGAAGAAGACGTTAGGCTCGTTCCGTCGCGTGTAGCCAGAGAGGACGTGCTCGAAATAACAGCCATTTGTAAGAGCGCCCTCGAGAAACATATCCAGAAACTGGTCGAATGTCTCCCGCATCGGACAAAGTGGCATTTTCTGGTTCATGACGTACTGGGAGAGGCAGGCGTCCCACGGATTACGTGCAACGTACACGTACTTGGCCTCAGGGCTGACAGCTATCCTACCCAAGCGGATGTGCGTTCGGAAGAGCCGGGTAGAAGGCTCCTCTCCTGGCCACTTTCCACCACAGTCCTCCAAAAACGGCGCTCTCGAACTGAACTCGCGCAAGTCTATGGCGCAATGCCCGTCGTGTACGATCATCTGTATCATCTGTTGCATCATCTGCATGCCGCACTTTGGGTACGCCACCTCAACGACGTCTCCCGATTGTGGCTGGAACCGAAGCGCCTCCCGCACCTTGTCTGGGTCGCGAAAGAAGATATAGCGCTCCCCGTCGATGACTTGAAACATGGTTGACAAGG includes these proteins:
- the LOC119394350 gene encoding sulfotransferase ssu-1; translation: MEGATLSTMFQVIDGERYIFFRDPDKVREALRFQPQSGDVVEVAYPKCGMQMMQQMIQMIVHDGHCAIDLREFSSRAPFLEDCGGKWPGEEPSTRLFRTHIRLGRIAVSPEAKYVYVARNPWDACLSQYVMNQKMPLCPMRETFDQFLDMFLEGALTNGCYFEHVLSGYTRRNEPNVFFTTYESMMRDTATTVLELAEFLGLKYVDRLQKDNGILATIVRNCTPDFLQSILQMETRQMVAMMFRSPALAGSELKETDVGDETFNLVCRPEVGAWKEAFSQEQLRKTVDKIKECSGKDFVPELWSNEWQEVLRAVL